One genomic region from Xylocopa sonorina isolate GNS202 chromosome 8, iyXylSono1_principal, whole genome shotgun sequence encodes:
- the LOC143425991 gene encoding uncharacterized protein LOC143425991 — MQRSVGNRPSYLRLWHEFWTIQQTAKQLPSESFHKSSGIMNVSTVFPEGLTDTERPQQRHASASVKDDEEIQDRFNLIKIADDTRFMAKVTLAQSSIFHTICQT; from the exons ATGCAACGTTCAGTGGGCAATAGGCCTTCCTATCTGCGCCTCTGGCACGAGTTCTGGACTATACAGCAGACGGCCAAGCAGCTGCCGAGCGAATCT TTCCACAAATCGAGTGGAATTATGAACGTCTCCACCGTGTTTCCGGAAGGACTCACCGACACAGAGAGGCCCCAGCAGCGTCATGCATCAGCAAGCGTAAAGGATGACGAGGAGATTCAGGATAGGTTCAATC TCATTAAAATTGCTGATGATACAAGGTTCATGGCAAAAGTAACGTTGGCACAGTCTTCAATCTTCCATACGATTTGTCAGACGTGA
- the LOC143426179 gene encoding aquaporin AQPAn.G isoform X2: MANLKEVLGAGELTDKKAGLYRALIAEFLGTLLLNLFGCGSVVTGNIVAISLAFGLAVAAAIQGIGHVSGGHVNPAVTFGLMVIGKVPIIRGLLYVIFQCVGAIAGSGILRALSPERMEHVLGVVSLSPGVTPIQGFGIEFFLAFTLVLVVFGACDSAKPDSKGIAPLIIGLSVSLGHIIGVPRTGAGMNPARSFGSAVVMGLFDNHWVYWIGPILGGMSAGLIYTSVIGPAKETEISSRVYTAAATDEKEKFEYIDSGRDGL, encoded by the exons ATGGCGAACCTGAAGGAGGTGCTGGGCGCTGGCGAGCTCACCGATAAGAAAGCTGGCCTTTATCGGGCGTTGATCGCGGAATTTCTTGGCACGTTGCTGTTGAACCTGTTCGGCTGTGGATCCGTCGTCACGGGGAACATTGTTGCCATAAGTTTGGCGTTCGGCTTGGCTGTCGCCGCGGCGATTCAGGGGATTGGACACGTTTCCGGCGGCCACGTCAATCCTGCTGTCACGTTTGGGTTAATGGTGATTGGAAAG GTTCCAATCATTAGAGGCTTGCTGTACGTTATATtccaatgcgttggcgcaataGCAGGATCTGGTATATTAAGAGCGCTATCCCCCGAAAGAATGGAGCACGTTTTAGGCGTCGTGTCTCTTTCACCGGGCGTTACCCCGATCCAAGGTTTCGGCATAGAGTTTTTCCTCGCCTTCACGTTGGTTTTAGTCGTATTTGGTGCGTGCGACTCAGCTAAACCAGACAGCAAAGGAATAGCTCCTCTTATAATCGGGCTTTCCGTTTCACTTGGCCACATTATTGGT GTACCAAGAACTGGCGCAGGTATGAATCCAGCACGATCGTTCGGTAGCGCGGTTGTGATGGGCTTGTTCGATAATCACTGGGTATATTGGATCGGGCCGATCCTTGGTGGAATGTCGGCTGGATTAATCTACACGTCCGTGATTGGCCCCGCGAAAGAAACAGAAATTTCCAGCAGAGTGTACACCGCTGCTGCGACCGATGAGAAAGAG AAGTTCGAGTACATAGACAGCGGACGCGATGGCCTTTAA
- the LOC143426179 gene encoding aquaporin AQPAn.G isoform X1, with product MANLKEVLGAGELTDKKAGLYRALIAEFLGTLLLNLFGCGSVVTGNIVAISLAFGLAVAAAIQGIGHVSGGHVNPAVTFGLMVIGKVPIIRGLLYVIFQCVGAIAGSGILRALSPERMEHVLGVVSLSPGVTPIQGFGIEFFLAFTLVLVVFGACDSAKPDSKGIAPLIIGLSVSLGHIIGVPRTGAGMNPARSFGSAVVMGLFDNHWVYWIGPILGGMSAGLIYTSVIGPAKETEISSRVYTAAATDEKELQSLRAKRKDNPA from the exons ATGGCGAACCTGAAGGAGGTGCTGGGCGCTGGCGAGCTCACCGATAAGAAAGCTGGCCTTTATCGGGCGTTGATCGCGGAATTTCTTGGCACGTTGCTGTTGAACCTGTTCGGCTGTGGATCCGTCGTCACGGGGAACATTGTTGCCATAAGTTTGGCGTTCGGCTTGGCTGTCGCCGCGGCGATTCAGGGGATTGGACACGTTTCCGGCGGCCACGTCAATCCTGCTGTCACGTTTGGGTTAATGGTGATTGGAAAG GTTCCAATCATTAGAGGCTTGCTGTACGTTATATtccaatgcgttggcgcaataGCAGGATCTGGTATATTAAGAGCGCTATCCCCCGAAAGAATGGAGCACGTTTTAGGCGTCGTGTCTCTTTCACCGGGCGTTACCCCGATCCAAGGTTTCGGCATAGAGTTTTTCCTCGCCTTCACGTTGGTTTTAGTCGTATTTGGTGCGTGCGACTCAGCTAAACCAGACAGCAAAGGAATAGCTCCTCTTATAATCGGGCTTTCCGTTTCACTTGGCCACATTATTGGT GTACCAAGAACTGGCGCAGGTATGAATCCAGCACGATCGTTCGGTAGCGCGGTTGTGATGGGCTTGTTCGATAATCACTGGGTATATTGGATCGGGCCGATCCTTGGTGGAATGTCGGCTGGATTAATCTACACGTCCGTGATTGGCCCCGCGAAAGAAACAGAAATTTCCAGCAGAGTGTACACCGCTGCTGCGACCGATGAGAAAGAG CTACAGAGTCTTCGGGCTAAGAGGAAAGACAACCCCGCTTGA